In the Mastomys coucha isolate ucsf_1 unplaced genomic scaffold, UCSF_Mcou_1 pScaffold18, whole genome shotgun sequence genome, one interval contains:
- the LOC116095317 gene encoding olfactory receptor 13F1, producing the protein MVQGNWTSVTVFFFLGFSHYPRIEVIIFVLCLLMYLITLLGNTILISITVLDSHLHTPMYFFLSNLSFLDIWYTSSALTPMLANFVSGKNTISFSGCASQMYFSLAMGSTECVLLSMMAYDRYVAICNPLRYPIIMNRRVCVQIAGSSWFTGCFTALVETGPVIHLSLCGNSIINHFTCEILALLKMACGDTSMVQLIMLVISILLLPLPMLLICVSYASILSNILRISSVDGRSKAFSTCAAHLTVVVLFYGTALSMYLKPSSVNSQEIDKFMALVYAGLTPMLNPIIYSLRNKEVKMAVKKLLIRNPFSAILTSVLK; encoded by the coding sequence ATGGTCCAGGGAAATTGGACCTCTGTCACAGTGTTTTTTTTCCTGGGATTTTCTCACTACCCCAGAATTGAAGTCATCATATTTGTGCTGTGTCTGCTGATGTACCTGATCACCTTGCTGGGAAATACTATTCTGATCTCCATCACGGTCCTTGATTCTCATCTGCACACtcccatgtactttttcctcaGCAACCTCTCCTTTCTGGACATCTGGTATACCTCTTCAGCTCTCACTCCTATGCTGGCAAACTTTGTTTCAGGGAAAAACACCATCTCATTCTCAGGATGTGCCTCTCAGATGTATTTCTCTCTTGCCATGGGCTCCACAGAATGTGTGCTCCTCTCTATGATGGCCTATGACAggtatgtggccatctgcaacCCCCTAAGATATCCCATCATTATGAACAGGAGAGTCTGTGTACAGATTGCAGGCAGCTCCTGGTTTACAGGCTGCTTCACTGCCTTGGTAGAAACTGGACCTGTGattcatctgtctctctgtggtaATAGCATCATCAATCATTTCACCTGTGAAATTCTGGCTCTCTTAAAAATGGCCTGTGGAGACACTTCCATGGTGCAGTTAATTATGTTAGTGATCAGCATCCTTCTTCTCCCATTGCCAATGTTGCTCATTTGTGTCTCCTATGCATCTATCCTGTCCAACATCTTGAGGATCAGCTCAGTGGATGGCCGAAGCAAAGCCTTTTCAACATGTGCAGCCCACTTGACTGTGGTGGTTCTGTTCTATGGGACAGCTCTCTCCATGTACCTGAAACCCTCATCTGTAAACTCACAGGAAATAGATAAATTTATGGCATTGGTATATGCTGGACTAACACCAATGCTAAATCCTATTATCTACAGTCTACGgaacaaagaagtaaaaatggctgtgaaaaaattgttaataagaaATCCCTTCAGTGCTATCTTAACTTCTGTCCTCAAATAA